A single region of the Hyphomonas adhaerens MHS-3 genome encodes:
- a CDS encoding phytase yields the protein MKSTYWLAAFVPLAACATAPATFAGDVATIVAMNETAPMNGEGDLADDPAIWVNTSDPASSLILGTNKDEGVYVYALDGGELQELPVGQVNNVDLRGNIAVASNDSHNVISWFDINPSTLTVSHIGDSPTGKEEPYGICAGMSGGTYMAAVTYKDGTVQLWSATWETVDTLSPSLDRVVKLPSKLEGCVFDDANERLFVGEEAFGVWAVDLKDETAEPLVVDTIAAANGLVEDVEGMSLWLGDDDQSGYLVVSAQEADRYVVYDRAPPFAPRGVFMIADNEATGIGGVTHTDGLDISSTPLPGLPGGLLVVQDDANPVSEFNQNFKMVDWTAVSEALDLN from the coding sequence ATGAAATCCACCTATTGGCTCGCCGCCTTCGTGCCGCTCGCAGCCTGCGCCACTGCCCCGGCGACCTTCGCCGGTGATGTCGCCACGATCGTGGCCATGAACGAAACAGCGCCGATGAATGGCGAAGGCGACCTCGCCGACGACCCGGCGATCTGGGTCAACACCTCTGATCCCGCCAGCTCGCTCATCCTCGGCACCAACAAGGATGAAGGCGTCTACGTTTACGCCCTCGATGGCGGGGAGCTCCAGGAATTGCCCGTCGGTCAGGTCAACAATGTCGATCTGCGCGGCAACATCGCCGTCGCCTCGAACGATTCGCACAACGTCATTTCATGGTTCGATATCAATCCATCAACCCTGACGGTCTCACACATCGGGGACTCGCCGACCGGCAAGGAAGAGCCGTACGGAATCTGCGCCGGCATGTCGGGCGGGACCTACATGGCGGCCGTCACCTACAAGGATGGCACGGTCCAGCTGTGGTCGGCGACGTGGGAGACGGTCGATACGCTGTCCCCGTCACTGGACCGCGTCGTCAAACTGCCATCCAAACTGGAAGGCTGCGTGTTCGACGATGCCAATGAGCGCCTGTTCGTTGGCGAGGAAGCCTTCGGCGTGTGGGCGGTGGACCTGAAGGACGAGACGGCTGAACCGCTCGTTGTGGACACGATTGCAGCGGCCAACGGCCTGGTCGAGGATGTCGAAGGCATGAGCCTCTGGCTGGGCGACGATGACCAGTCAGGCTATCTGGTGGTGTCGGCACAAGAGGCTGACCGCTATGTCGTTTACGATCGCGCCCCGCCCTTTGCCCCGCGCGGCGTGTTCATGATTGCAGACAATGAAGCCACCGGGATCGGCGGTGTGACCCATACGGACGGCCTCGACATCTCGTCCACCCCGCTGCCGGGCCTGCCTGGTGGTCTTCTGGTCGTGCAGGATGACGCCAATCCGGTGTCCGAATTCAATCAGAACTTCAAGATGGTGGACTGGACCGCCGTCTCCGAGGCACTCGATCTCAACTGA